In a single window of the Massilia oculi genome:
- a CDS encoding alpha/beta fold hydrolase, with translation MAYFTTRDGVDIYYKDWGRGRPVVFCHGWPLGADSWESQMLHLSHNGFRTVAHDRRGHMRSSQPWDGNDMDHYADDLAQLLELLDLDDVCLVGFSTGGGEVARYVGRHGTGRIARLALIGAVPPLMVQRPDNPDGVPREVFDGIRAGQLENRAQLYLDIPSGPFYGYNRPGATPSPGLIQSWFLQGMLGGHKNTYDAIAAFSETDFRDDLKKFDKPTLIIHGDDDQVVPIDVGGRASARLVPHATFIAYAGAPHGLTDTHKDRLNADLLAFARGETVGH, from the coding sequence ATGGCCTATTTCACCACCCGCGATGGCGTCGACATCTATTACAAGGACTGGGGCCGCGGACGGCCGGTCGTGTTCTGCCACGGCTGGCCGCTGGGCGCCGACAGCTGGGAGTCGCAGATGCTGCACCTGTCGCACAACGGTTTCCGCACGGTCGCGCACGACCGGCGCGGGCACATGCGCTCGAGCCAGCCCTGGGACGGCAACGATATGGACCATTACGCCGACGACCTGGCCCAGCTGCTCGAACTGCTCGACCTCGACGATGTCTGCCTGGTCGGATTCTCGACCGGCGGCGGTGAAGTCGCGCGCTACGTCGGCCGCCACGGCACCGGCCGCATCGCCCGGCTGGCCCTGATCGGTGCGGTGCCGCCGCTGATGGTGCAGCGGCCCGACAACCCCGACGGCGTGCCGCGCGAAGTGTTCGACGGCATCCGCGCGGGGCAGCTCGAGAACCGGGCACAGCTTTACCTGGACATCCCCTCCGGCCCCTTCTACGGCTATAACCGGCCGGGCGCCACGCCATCGCCGGGGCTGATCCAGTCGTGGTTCCTGCAGGGAATGTTAGGTGGACACAAGAACACCTACGACGCGATCGCTGCGTTTTCCGAGACCGATTTCCGCGATGACCTCAAGAAGTTCGACAAGCCCACCCTGATCATCCACGGCGACGACGACCAGGTGGTGCCGATCGACGTCGGCGGCCGGGCCTCGGCGCGCCTGGTGCCGCACGCGACCTTCATTGCCTACGCCGGGGCGCCGCATGGCTTGACGGACACGCACAAGGATCGGCTCAACGCCGACCTGCTGGCCTTCGCGCGCGGCGAAACCGTCGGACACTAG
- a CDS encoding TonB-dependent receptor domain-containing protein produces MKCLPLLGACLALAPALPLAAERDPMPDAEPDSTVVVTARRDDAAPLTVTPVQTLSGQELVHRRMGTLGETLAGLPGVHLDNFGAGAARPVIRGQTLPRIEVLSDGANLFDVSSISPDHGIATDPLLLDAIEVQRGPAAVRYGGNATGGAINLIDSKVPKLVPEGGVSGATEVRYGTGDNEKTVVGRVTAGSGNFAVHAEGARRKAGEYDVPSAFGADKLHDSFADSESYSVGGSWITKKGYIGAAYTRVRNEYGLPGHSHANGVCHLHGYVDPQRVDLHCAGHGSYQNPLDNPDSDTAWIDLRSDRVDVRADYADPLPGFSSLRFRASHTDYQHDEIDGPILYSRYTNKVRDGRLELSHEPLFGWSGTVGMQYTDGTFGGLNLIDLHVPSTNFYGFDGHTRYVTENTGLFLSERRAFGAVDVEVAVRKDWRSVGVPIPGRFFIRVPDEYIPSYEQMYGANWRQELEADMREGHVSRNPDRKHRPLSASVGATWDLGGGYAAALSLARTERAPTVRELFAFGNNLATNSYELGLLADWEFIDPILGEAGIFRGDVLEQSDALNLTFRQAGGPLEFEVGLFHQEVDDYVYAHALETETRNGVAHHFLVYTAGKARFSGIDGQASYRLTPASRVTVFGDYVHAELGDAKGYLPRIPPARLGARYHGDWGPLTAGFEVYRQFTQDRLAPLETRTDGYNMLNATLAYRFPHGAGRWTELYLSGTNLTDELAYSHASFVKAQSPLRGRNIVFGLRNQF; encoded by the coding sequence ATGAAATGCCTTCCCCTCCTTGGCGCCTGCCTTGCACTCGCGCCTGCCCTGCCGCTGGCCGCCGAGCGCGATCCGATGCCGGACGCGGAACCCGACAGCACCGTCGTCGTCACCGCCCGCCGCGACGACGCCGCGCCACTGACCGTGACGCCCGTGCAGACACTGTCGGGCCAGGAACTCGTCCACCGCCGCATGGGCACCCTGGGCGAGACGCTGGCCGGCCTGCCCGGCGTCCACCTCGACAATTTCGGCGCCGGCGCCGCCCGGCCGGTGATCCGCGGCCAGACCCTGCCGCGCATCGAGGTGCTGAGCGACGGCGCCAACCTGTTCGACGTGTCGTCGATCTCCCCCGACCACGGCATCGCCACCGATCCACTGCTGCTCGACGCCATCGAGGTCCAGCGTGGGCCGGCGGCCGTGCGCTACGGCGGCAACGCGACCGGCGGCGCCATCAACCTGATCGACAGCAAGGTGCCCAAGCTGGTCCCCGAGGGCGGCGTCAGCGGCGCCACCGAGGTGCGCTACGGTACGGGCGACAATGAAAAGACCGTGGTTGGCCGCGTCACCGCCGGCAGCGGCAACTTCGCCGTGCATGCCGAGGGCGCCAGGCGCAAGGCCGGGGAATATGACGTGCCCTCCGCCTTTGGTGCGGACAAGCTGCATGACTCCTTCGCCGACAGCGAAAGCTACAGCGTGGGCGGTTCGTGGATCACGAAGAAGGGCTATATCGGCGCGGCCTATACGCGCGTGCGCAACGAATATGGCCTGCCCGGACACAGCCATGCGAATGGCGTGTGCCACCTGCACGGCTATGTCGATCCGCAGCGGGTCGACCTGCATTGCGCGGGGCATGGCAGTTACCAGAATCCGCTGGACAATCCCGACTCGGACACGGCCTGGATCGACCTGCGCAGCGATCGCGTGGACGTGCGGGCGGACTACGCCGATCCCCTGCCCGGTTTTTCCAGCCTCAGGTTCCGCGCCTCCCATACCGACTACCAGCACGACGAGATCGATGGCCCCATCCTGTATAGCCGCTATACCAACAAGGTCAGGGATGGCCGCCTCGAGCTCAGCCACGAGCCACTGTTCGGATGGTCCGGCACGGTGGGCATGCAATACACGGACGGCACGTTTGGCGGCCTGAATCTCATCGACCTGCACGTTCCATCGACCAATTTCTACGGGTTCGACGGGCATACGCGCTACGTGACCGAGAACACCGGCCTGTTCCTCAGCGAACGGCGCGCGTTCGGCGCCGTCGACGTCGAGGTCGCCGTGCGCAAGGATTGGCGGTCGGTCGGCGTGCCGATTCCGGGGCGGTTCTTCATCAGGGTGCCGGACGAATATATCCCCTCCTACGAGCAGATGTACGGTGCGAACTGGCGCCAGGAGCTCGAAGCGGACATGCGCGAGGGCCACGTCAGCAGGAACCCCGACCGCAAGCATCGTCCGCTCTCCGCTTCGGTCGGCGCGACCTGGGATCTTGGCGGCGGCTACGCGGCCGCCCTGTCGCTGGCCCGCACCGAACGGGCGCCGACCGTGCGCGAGTTGTTCGCCTTCGGCAACAATCTCGCCACCAACAGCTACGAACTGGGTTTGCTGGCCGATTGGGAATTCATCGATCCGATCCTCGGGGAGGCCGGCATTTTCCGTGGCGACGTCCTGGAACAATCGGATGCGTTGAACCTGACCTTCCGTCAAGCCGGAGGACCGCTCGAGTTCGAAGTCGGCCTGTTCCACCAGGAGGTCGACGACTATGTGTACGCCCACGCGCTGGAAACCGAAACCCGCAACGGCGTCGCCCACCATTTCCTTGTCTATACGGCTGGCAAGGCGCGTTTTTCCGGCATCGACGGCCAGGCGAGCTACCGTCTGACGCCCGCCTCCCGCGTCACCGTCTTCGGCGACTACGTGCATGCCGAGCTTGGCGACGCGAAAGGCTATCTGCCGCGCATCCCGCCGGCCAGGCTGGGCGCGCGCTACCACGGCGACTGGGGACCGCTGACCGCGGGGTTCGAAGTCTATCGCCAGTTCACCCAGGACCGGCTGGCGCCGCTGGAGACGCGCACCGATGGCTACAATATGCTCAACGCGACCCTGGCTTACCGTTTCCCCCACGGCGCCGGGCGCTGGACCGAGCTCTACCTCAGCGGCACCAACCTGACGGACGAGCTGGCATATAGCCACGCCTCCTTCGTCAAGGCCCAGTCGCCACTGCGCGGACGCAATATCGTGTTTGGACTGCGCAATCAGTTCTGA
- a CDS encoding ABC transporter ATP-binding protein encodes MLHAQALSKSFGAQRALDNLDLRIAPGEIFCMLGANGAGKTTTIKLLLGFLAPTSGRALVDGIDVQLDPLAARRRLLYLPEQVALYEELSGLENLDYFAGLAGVPDRSPARLRGWLEQAGVPAAAVERRAAGYSKGMRQKVAIALAIARQARGLLLDEPTSGLDPQASAEFHRLLLRQRDAGASVLMATHDLFRAREVATTIGLMRDGRLLRTLRANEVSALELEQIYLEEMALASAPPTV; translated from the coding sequence ATGCTGCACGCACAAGCGCTGTCCAAATCCTTCGGGGCTCAACGCGCCCTCGACAATCTCGACCTGCGCATCGCGCCGGGCGAGATCTTCTGCATGCTCGGCGCCAACGGCGCCGGCAAGACCACCACCATCAAGCTGCTGCTGGGCTTTCTGGCGCCGACCTCGGGCCGGGCCCTGGTCGACGGCATCGACGTCCAGCTGGACCCGCTGGCCGCGCGCCGGCGGCTGCTCTACCTGCCGGAGCAGGTGGCGCTGTACGAAGAGCTGAGCGGCCTGGAAAACCTGGATTACTTCGCCGGCCTGGCCGGCGTGCCCGACCGCAGCCCGGCGCGCCTGCGCGGCTGGCTCGAGCAGGCCGGCGTACCCGCCGCCGCAGTCGAGCGCCGCGCCGCCGGCTATTCGAAAGGCATGCGCCAGAAGGTCGCGATCGCGCTGGCCATTGCGCGCCAGGCGCGCGGCCTGCTGCTGGACGAGCCGACGTCCGGCCTCGACCCGCAGGCCAGCGCCGAATTCCACCGCCTGCTGCTGCGCCAGCGCGACGCCGGCGCGTCGGTGCTGATGGCCACCCACGACCTGTTCCGCGCGCGCGAGGTCGCGACCACGATCGGCCTGATGCGCGACGGCCGCCTGCTGCGCACGCTGCGCGCGAACGAGGTCTCGGCGCTGGAACTCGAGCAGATCTATCTGGAAGAAATGGCGCTCGCCTCGGCGCCGCCTACCGTTTGA
- a CDS encoding ABC transporter permease subunit: MNATSTIIRMEARRLLRGRWLLPLWLLFGVLCAWAAWNGAAWVEGRQATLALILEDERTTHAMRRTQLAEQVTPDNQSRFGGALYATAMSLRATLPPGELALLTVGQAEGYPMAATVFPLVASNTIFDRHTAGMENPAVLAAGRFDLAFVIVWLLPLMVLAGSFDLFAAERERGMAPWLLSQPIAPARLLAGKAAARALLLALPLAGIVAAALAFASEAGPAALLQAGGLALLYALFWLVLALLVNLVARNAAQAALGCLAAWLGLVVLLPALALGVADLAAPPVNQAERTNALRAVAMQARAELRSAIVPERVPAPNIPDGLRRRALEVERGERLIQEALQPYRAQQARRLAWLDGLRLVSPAIALQDALERLAGSDAGRALRFQDQAHGFLLEVRQLVQRHLEQDRLLTVADYDRGLPRFMLREAPPAERLGALLFDAAVIVIGMAALLLAAARRLRRHATFTE, translated from the coding sequence ATGAATGCGACCTCCACCATCATCCGCATGGAAGCACGGCGCCTGCTGCGCGGGCGCTGGCTGCTGCCGCTGTGGCTCCTGTTCGGCGTGCTGTGCGCCTGGGCGGCCTGGAACGGCGCGGCCTGGGTCGAGGGACGCCAGGCCACGCTCGCGCTCATCCTCGAGGACGAACGTACGACGCATGCCATGCGCCGCACCCAGCTCGCCGAGCAGGTCACGCCGGACAACCAGTCGCGCTTCGGCGGCGCGCTGTACGCCACCGCGATGTCGCTGCGCGCCACCCTGCCGCCGGGCGAGCTGGCGCTGCTGACGGTCGGCCAGGCCGAAGGCTATCCGATGGCGGCGACGGTCTTCCCCTTGGTCGCCAGCAATACGATCTTCGACCGCCACACGGCCGGCATGGAAAACCCGGCCGTGCTGGCCGCCGGCCGCTTCGACCTGGCCTTCGTGATCGTCTGGCTGCTGCCCCTCATGGTGCTGGCCGGGAGCTTCGACCTGTTCGCGGCCGAGCGCGAGCGCGGCATGGCGCCGTGGCTGCTGTCGCAGCCGATCGCGCCGGCGCGCCTGCTGGCGGGGAAGGCGGCGGCGCGCGCGCTGCTGCTGGCGCTGCCGCTGGCGGGGATCGTGGCGGCGGCCCTGGCCTTCGCGAGCGAGGCCGGGCCGGCGGCGCTGCTCCAGGCCGGCGGCCTGGCGCTGCTGTACGCGCTGTTCTGGCTCGTGCTTGCCTTGCTCGTCAACCTGGTCGCGCGCAACGCCGCCCAGGCGGCGCTGGGCTGCCTCGCCGCCTGGCTGGGTCTGGTCGTGCTGCTGCCCGCACTGGCGCTGGGCGTGGCCGACCTGGCCGCGCCGCCGGTCAACCAGGCCGAGCGCACGAACGCGCTGCGCGCCGTGGCGATGCAGGCGCGCGCGGAACTGCGCAGCGCGATCGTGCCCGAGCGCGTACCCGCGCCCAACATCCCCGACGGCCTGCGCCGCCGCGCACTCGAGGTCGAGCGCGGCGAGCGGCTGATCCAGGAGGCGTTGCAGCCCTACCGCGCGCAGCAGGCACGGCGCCTGGCCTGGCTCGATGGACTGCGCCTGGTGTCGCCCGCGATCGCGCTGCAGGATGCGCTGGAGCGGCTGGCCGGGAGCGACGCAGGCCGTGCGCTGCGCTTCCAGGACCAGGCCCACGGCTTCCTGCTCGAGGTGCGCCAGCTCGTGCAGCGCCACCTGGAGCAGGACCGCCTGCTCACCGTCGCCGACTACGACCGCGGCCTGCCGCGCTTCATGCTGCGCGAGGCGCCGCCCGCTGAACGCCTGGGCGCCCTGCTGTTCGACGCCGCCGTCATCGTCATCGGCATGGCCGCCCTGCTGCTCGCGGCCGCCCGCCGGCTGCGCCGCCACGCCACTTTCACCGAATGA
- a CDS encoding DUF3526 domain-containing protein gives MNAGMSPLPLIARQQWRSLARERRLRLLGLLVLALSALALFDAALDTRRLEAARIHDTVAEEAVWEAQGEANPHGAAHFGRYVYKPAAPLAVLDPGLTDHVGSSVKLEGHVQNASRFRTTDGGAALGRFGGFSPAFALQVLVPLTIVFAAFGVFSGERARQLALQEIGAGATPWQLVLGRFGAYAAALMLLLALVGVLAALATVPAWSAAHFAALGLMLAAHGLYWLAVLGVTLAISAWSASSRGALSGALAFWIVAVVLAPMLAPMLAEARHPTPSAEAFEAAVTEEVMKGPDGHSPRDVRFAEFEKATLARYRVKHIDELPINYAGLLFEHGEKATADIYNRHVDRLYDGYAAQARFALAGSTLSPLLALRPLSSSLARTDMAAHRHFLAQAEAYRYQTVQALNRDIKLNRKPGMREYATDVAAITRGIAFSPQPLALGELLPRTVLPFAALAGWVAGALLLMRLAARRLEGAA, from the coding sequence ATGAACGCCGGTATGTCACCCCTGCCGCTGATCGCGCGCCAGCAGTGGAGGTCGCTGGCGCGCGAGCGCCGCCTGCGCCTGCTCGGCCTGCTGGTGCTGGCCCTGAGCGCGCTCGCCCTGTTCGATGCGGCGCTGGACACCCGGCGCCTGGAAGCCGCACGCATCCACGACACCGTGGCCGAGGAAGCGGTATGGGAGGCCCAGGGCGAGGCCAATCCGCATGGCGCGGCCCACTTCGGGCGCTACGTCTACAAGCCGGCGGCGCCGCTGGCGGTGCTCGACCCGGGCCTGACCGATCACGTCGGGTCGAGCGTCAAGCTCGAAGGCCACGTGCAGAATGCCAGCCGCTTCAGGACCACGGACGGCGGCGCCGCGCTGGGCCGTTTCGGCGGCTTCAGTCCGGCCTTCGCGCTGCAGGTGCTGGTGCCGCTGACAATCGTGTTCGCCGCCTTCGGCGTCTTTTCCGGCGAGCGTGCGCGCCAGCTGGCCTTGCAGGAAATCGGCGCCGGCGCCACGCCCTGGCAGCTGGTGCTGGGCCGCTTCGGCGCGTACGCCGCGGCCCTGATGCTACTGCTGGCGCTGGTCGGCGTGCTGGCGGCGCTGGCCACGGTCCCGGCCTGGAGCGCCGCCCACTTCGCGGCCCTCGGCCTGATGCTGGCCGCCCATGGCCTGTACTGGCTGGCCGTGCTCGGCGTCACGCTGGCCATCTCGGCATGGAGCGCGAGCAGCCGCGGCGCGCTGTCCGGCGCCCTGGCATTCTGGATCGTGGCCGTGGTGCTGGCGCCGATGCTGGCGCCCATGCTGGCCGAGGCGCGCCATCCGACCCCGAGCGCCGAAGCCTTCGAGGCCGCCGTGACCGAAGAAGTGATGAAGGGGCCGGACGGCCACAGCCCGCGCGACGTGCGCTTCGCCGAATTCGAAAAGGCGACGCTCGCCCGCTACCGCGTCAAGCACATCGATGAGCTGCCCATCAACTACGCCGGCCTGCTGTTCGAGCATGGCGAGAAGGCGACCGCCGACATCTACAACCGCCACGTCGACCGGCTGTACGACGGTTACGCGGCCCAGGCGCGCTTCGCGCTGGCCGGCAGCACCTTGTCGCCGCTGCTGGCCCTGCGCCCGCTATCGTCCAGCCTGGCGCGCACCGACATGGCGGCCCACCGCCACTTCCTGGCCCAGGCCGAGGCCTATCGCTACCAGACGGTGCAGGCGCTCAACCGCGACATCAAGCTCAACCGCAAGCCGGGCATGCGCGAGTACGCGACCGACGTGGCGGCGATCACGCGCGGCATCGCGTTCTCGCCGCAGCCGCTGGCCCTGGGGGAGCTGCTGCCGCGCACGGTCCTGCCGTTCGCCGCGCTGGCGGGCTGGGTGGCGGGCGCGCTGCTGCTGATGCGCCTTGCCGCGCGCCGGCTGGAGGGCGCGGCATGA
- a CDS encoding TonB-dependent siderophore receptor, which translates to MKNPSDTACRPGPRRKLMGLCLGAALAAHAVAQDMPQVVVNASLEEPYAPSHATVGGKTPQRLIDIPQSATVFSAERIRDQNLFTLGDLMQQAPGVSVMPFDGANPDFRARGHAMELSYDGIPASQAGSGQQEFELAVYERVEVLRGPSGVTAGAGQPGGVINFVRKRGSREPLFSGAVSLGSHDNRRVEIDAGGPLDAAGTLRARAVGAFQDRDYFHDVTHDRKWLGYLALDADLARGTTLGIAFTRQVDDLDSTTMGLPAWSDGAFIDAPRETHVYPSWNRMSWATSQAELDLAHKLGAGWEVRARLVRRSVDKFYKDGYPSTGVNRATGTATYARRMAGMDFEREAADLFASGPFSLFGRRHGLAVGYNFDRRESDNLAVTHAAVPNVDIFDPDSVPEPTGSFTRGSANRVTQSGAYAQARLSLADPFTLALGARSSNYRNENRNIAPSPETDFVATTRERGEVTPSAALLWHIAPDVNAYVSYADIFFPQSQMDAQRRTLEPRVGSQVELGAKGVFLDGRLNASAAVFNARDRNRALATDVIDVYVPAGEVKVRGVEFDIGGRPLPELNLTAGYTFLRTEYGAHPTLEGAEWSTFEPKHSLKLYARWQPAWMRGLFGGGGVTASSALLGAGVPGPREQGGYAVANAQLGYALDRRLAVTLAVSNVFDRTYWARVGGLNTYNIYGDPRSVLLSVRGSY; encoded by the coding sequence ATGAAGAACCCTTCCGATACCGCATGCCGCCCTGGGCCGCGCCGCAAGCTCATGGGCCTGTGCCTTGGCGCCGCGCTCGCCGCCCACGCAGTCGCCCAGGACATGCCGCAGGTCGTCGTCAACGCCAGCCTGGAAGAACCGTATGCGCCATCGCACGCCACGGTCGGCGGCAAGACGCCGCAGCGCCTGATCGACATCCCGCAATCGGCCACCGTGTTCAGCGCCGAACGGATCCGCGACCAGAACCTGTTCACCCTGGGCGACCTGATGCAGCAGGCGCCGGGGGTGAGCGTGATGCCCTTCGACGGCGCCAATCCCGACTTCCGCGCGCGTGGCCATGCGATGGAGCTGAGCTATGACGGCATCCCCGCCAGCCAGGCCGGCAGCGGCCAGCAGGAATTCGAGCTGGCGGTCTACGAGCGGGTCGAGGTGCTGCGCGGCCCATCGGGCGTGACCGCCGGCGCCGGCCAGCCGGGCGGCGTGATCAACTTCGTGCGCAAGCGCGGCAGCCGCGAGCCGCTGTTCTCGGGCGCCGTCAGCCTCGGCTCCCACGACAACCGCCGGGTCGAGATCGACGCCGGCGGGCCGCTCGACGCCGCCGGCACGCTGCGCGCCCGCGCAGTGGGCGCCTTCCAGGACCGCGACTACTTCCACGACGTCACCCACGACCGCAAATGGCTGGGCTACCTGGCGCTGGATGCCGACCTGGCGCGCGGCACCACCCTGGGGATCGCGTTCACGCGCCAGGTCGACGATCTCGACTCGACCACCATGGGCTTGCCGGCCTGGAGCGACGGCGCCTTCATCGACGCGCCGCGCGAGACCCACGTCTATCCATCCTGGAACCGCATGTCGTGGGCCACCAGCCAGGCTGAACTCGACCTGGCCCACAAGCTCGGCGCCGGCTGGGAAGTGCGCGCCCGCCTGGTACGCCGCAGCGTCGACAAGTTCTACAAGGACGGCTACCCGAGCACGGGCGTGAACCGCGCGACGGGCACCGCCACCTATGCGCGCCGCATGGCCGGGATGGATTTCGAACGCGAGGCGGCCGACCTGTTCGCCAGCGGCCCGTTCTCGCTGTTCGGCCGCCGCCATGGCCTGGCGGTGGGCTACAACTTCGACCGGCGCGAGTCCGACAACCTGGCGGTCACCCATGCGGCGGTACCGAACGTCGACATCTTCGATCCCGACAGCGTGCCCGAGCCGACCGGCAGCTTCACCCGCGGCAGCGCCAACCGCGTGACCCAGAGCGGCGCCTATGCCCAGGCCCGCCTGTCGCTGGCCGACCCGTTCACGCTGGCGCTGGGCGCGCGCAGCTCCAACTACCGCAACGAGAACCGCAATATCGCGCCGTCACCGGAGACCGACTTCGTCGCCACCACCCGCGAACGCGGCGAAGTCACGCCGTCGGCCGCCCTGCTGTGGCATATCGCGCCGGACGTCAATGCCTACGTCTCCTACGCCGACATCTTCTTCCCGCAGTCGCAGATGGACGCCCAGCGCCGCACGCTCGAGCCGCGCGTGGGCAGCCAGGTGGAACTGGGCGCCAAGGGTGTGTTCCTGGACGGCCGCCTGAACGCTTCGGCCGCCGTGTTCAATGCGCGCGACCGCAACCGCGCGCTGGCCACCGACGTCATCGACGTCTACGTCCCCGCCGGCGAGGTCAAGGTGCGCGGCGTCGAGTTCGACATCGGCGGCCGGCCGCTTCCCGAGCTCAACCTGACGGCCGGCTACACCTTCCTGCGTACCGAATACGGCGCCCATCCGACCCTGGAAGGCGCCGAATGGTCGACCTTCGAACCCAAGCACAGCCTGAAGCTGTACGCGCGCTGGCAGCCGGCCTGGATGCGCGGCCTGTTCGGCGGCGGCGGCGTGACCGCCAGCAGCGCGCTGCTGGGCGCCGGCGTCCCCGGCCCGCGCGAACAGGGCGGCTACGCGGTCGCCAATGCGCAGCTGGGCTATGCGCTGGACCGCCGCCTGGCCGTTACGCTCGCCGTCAGCAACGTGTTCGACCGCACCTACTGGGCGCGCGTGGGCGGCTTGAACACCTATAACATCTACGGCGACCCGCGCAGCGTGCTGCTGAGCGTGCGCGGGAGCTACTGA